One Desulfosporosinus sp. Sb-LF genomic window, TGGGATATAGAGAACTCAATCTTTAATAACTTGAAAAATGAATGTGGCTTAGAACATTGCTTCGTGCACGGCGGGAAGGCAGTGGAAGCAGTGCTTTATTTGATATTTATTGCATCCAATATCATGCAATTATTTTTATTAAGACGACTGAAAAAGCAATTTTCAACTCAAAGAGAAATGGTAAGGCTTTTATTAAAAGGACTATATCTGCTGAAGTATAAAGCCGAATTGGTTTTGAACAGCGCATAGAGATTATACAGTTAAATAAGAAGACTAATTCTGGGGTAGGGGGAGGTGTATCCATTTTTAAGGAAAATTAGGCAAAAGGGAGGATAATTCGCAAAATAATTGAAATTAACAATAAGGGTCTGAGAGAATCATACAAAGGCTAAGGTGCTGGTACAAGCCCGGACAAGATTCAGTTTCAAAGGATGAAGGCGAGTTGAACGTTGGGAAAAGACTGATTGCAGACGTCGCGAAGAGTCATAGAAACTTGATGGATGTTGTAGTTTATGAGGCACTGGCCTGTAATTCCATTTGGATTAACCACTGCCAGAATTTAGGTATCGATGCAATTGTCCGAGCAAAAAACAATAACAATAATAGTTTGCGGTTAGAAGAAAGACGGTCAATAAGACGCAGGCCATAGAGGTTTGGGAGTGTGAGAAGGGATTTGAGAAAGTCGAGGTTTACGAGTCAACTTTTATTATGGACAACGTGGAGCAACTGCTGCGTTTTGTGAAATTTGCCATTAAACATACTAACAAGCAACGCACACAGATTATGATGATAACGACTTGTATGGAGATGGCACTGAAGACATCGTTTAAAATAATGAGAGCACGTTGGGATATTGAAAACTCAATTTTTAATAACTTGAAACGCGAATGTGGCTTAGAGCATTGCTTTGTGCATGGAGGGAAAGCAGTAGAAGCTGTGCTTTATCTGATATTTATTGCTTCTAATATAATGCAATTATTTCTATTTAGGCGATTGAAAAAACACTTTACAACTCAACGAGAAATGGTAAGGCTTTTATTAAAAGAGCTATTTCTGATGAAGTATAAAGCCGAATTGGTTTTTAGCAGCTCGTAGAAATTGCCAATTTAATTAGGATCTATAATTTTGGGGTAGGGGAAGGTATAGCCATTCTTAATGAAAATAAGACAAATGGGAGGATAATTCGTACAATAATTGGAATTAACAATAAGAGGCTGTGAAATTCATGCAGAGGCTAAATTGCTGATCCGAATCAACAAAAGGCTGGTCGAAAGAACTAAACCTTGTTAGTTGGAATGATGCAGCCCCAAAGTATGACATTCGTGAATGGTCGCCGGATCATACGAAGATGGGGAAAGGTGTAACTCTTACCAAAGAGGAATTGTTGAAATCGAGAGATTTTTTGGGCGGGATGAGTTTGTAAAGGCTGACCCCGATGTACAAAGACTCGCCCTATAATTTGTGTTCAATTATTATAATAATGGAGGCGTAAACATTGAGAGAATTTCTATTTGACCAACTAAAAGTTATACGTAATAACACGATTAATGCGGTGAAAGAACTCAGTGAAAGGCAGGTGGATTCAGTACCTGAAGGTTTTAATAATAACATCCGTTGGAATCTGGGCCATGTTTATGTAGTACAAGAACGCTTTGCTTTTGGCTTCATAAAAGAACCAATGCTAATGCCAGAAGGATTTACAGAGCTTTTTGGGCGTGACTCTAAACCCTCTGAGTGGAAGGTACAACCGCCAACATTACCCGAGCTGATTAAATTATTGGAAGATCAAACTAGTCGAATCGAAGAAAAGCTAAGCAACCGCCTGGACGAAGTCGTTGAAAAGCCATACGCTATGCCTTCGGGATTAACCTTAAAGACTCCAGGCGAATTCCTTACATTTTCTATGTATCATGAAGGTATGCATGTTCAAACAATTAAAATGTTGAAGAGGTTTGGCTTATAGTGCATTTTCGTTGCGAGTTACGCGAAGTCCTATAGTAAAGTGATTCAAATTCATCTCTTTGACATGTTCAACTCGGGCCTTGAGATTTTGTCGTCCAAACGTCACAAACAGACCCCAAAGTAAAACATCCCATATCCCCTCGCCCGGATCATTCCCAGATAGGGGAAGAATGAACCGGCTTGGTAAAGAAGCTCTGGTGTAGTTAAGTGATTTTCTGGGTGGGTTGAATCTATAATCGTTCATAAAATCGTGCGCATAAAGGCTCTAATACAGAGCAACTATCCCCTACACTATTGAAGTGTAGGGGTATTTTTTCCATCATTCACTTTTTCGCCATGTTTCGCCGTCAATGTGGAATATAGTTGTCTGTAAGGAGTTTTTAGTAGGTGAATTAAACTATACGTGAGGCAGTTACACATTGGCTAATATGAAGTAACATATTTTTGTCCTGTGCTTGTGGTAAAGTTAAATTATTAGATAAAGCTGGAGGCAAATATGAATAAACATGAGTTAAATAAATATGCAATATCTTTAGCTGAAAAGTCTTTCCAAGACCGGGGGTTTAAGATTGAAGATGCTTTGCCCGCCGCTCAAGTTGATTTTCTTGCAGTTTTGAGTAGTAGTAAAAGAATGAAGATCAAAGTAAGAGCAATCTCACAACTTGGTAGCTACGTTTTTATTCCTAAGAGGAAATTCAATATTGAAGATCCTGATCTCTATATGGTGGTACAATATATTCCTCATGAAAACAATGAAAGAATAATGTACATAATCCCAGCTACTGAGTGGGGGAAAGACATTTATCCATTCAAGGGTAAGGATTATGATAAACCAGGACAAGTTTCAGAACCAGAATGGGGTATTTCTTTTTCCGGGAAAGCAAAAGATGCAATGGAGCCATACCGATTCACTAAGTACGTGATGAAATTGTTGGCAGATGAAGATTGCAGGAGATTGGTAAGTCACATCAATTATTTTGAGAATAATACCAAGTTTTACGACGTAGATGAAGGGGGAATGCATAATAACGTAATTCAGTTGCCGTGCTATCATTACAATGAAGGGTTTATCAATTTCATAGACGATTTTTACAAGTCGAGCTTAAGTGAACCGAACTATTTGGAATTAATTCAACCATATCTTGATAAAAAACTGAATTTAAATGATTTGATTAAGTCTGCAGACTATAATCTGTTACGGGTAATATTTACTTTTAACGTTCGAGGAGAACACTTCTGCGATGGATTTTGGGCGGGAGCACTTGAAAATAAAACCTTCCTCAATATCTTATACAGGTTGAAAGAACTCATAGAATAGCAGCACTTTAGCCTCTACCACTGTCAACCCATTGATTTCGCTTGTATTTCTACCGATTTCAAAAGTGTATCAAATTCGGAGTTTTTAAATGCTTTTGTCAGACCTTTCATTCTGCTAAAATCAGAGGGAGAGAGAGGATGAAATGCGAAAAATTACTTTGTAAAATTAGTGAGATATATTAAGAATGTTTATCATCTCGAACGTGGTTTAAATAAACTGACTGACGGAAGAGTTAACCCAACTTATAGCACAGGTCAAGTAATTCTGCCTGTGCTT contains:
- a CDS encoding DinB family protein, whose amino-acid sequence is MREFLFDQLKVIRNNTINAVKELSERQVDSVPEGFNNNIRWNLGHVYVVQERFAFGFIKEPMLMPEGFTELFGRDSKPSEWKVQPPTLPELIKLLEDQTSRIEEKLSNRLDEVVEKPYAMPSGLTLKTPGEFLTFSMYHEGMHVQTIKMLKRFGL
- a CDS encoding DUF6508 domain-containing protein, yielding MNKHELNKYAISLAEKSFQDRGFKIEDALPAAQVDFLAVLSSSKRMKIKVRAISQLGSYVFIPKRKFNIEDPDLYMVVQYIPHENNERIMYIIPATEWGKDIYPFKGKDYDKPGQVSEPEWGISFSGKAKDAMEPYRFTKYVMKLLADEDCRRLVSHINYFENNTKFYDVDEGGMHNNVIQLPCYHYNEGFINFIDDFYKSSLSEPNYLELIQPYLDKKLNLNDLIKSADYNLLRVIFTFNVRGEHFCDGFWAGALENKTFLNILYRLKELIE
- a CDS encoding transposase, translated to MDNVEQLLRFVKFAIKHTNKQRTQIMMITTCMEMALKTSFKIMRARWDIENSIFNNLKRECGLEHCFVHGGKAVEAVLYLIFIASNIMQLFLFRRLKKHFTTQREMVRLLLKELFLMKYKAELVFSSS